In Episyrphus balteatus chromosome 4, idEpiBalt1.1, whole genome shotgun sequence, the sequence tgaaaacgaatttttagacaacaaattttgaaaatcgttagactttttttaaaaaaaattatattttatatacatatacaaattttctaacatttttcaaaaaataatttggaatgccattttgaagaaataattaatgtacacttaaaaacgaaatttccaaACATTTCACAAATCCGTTttcgaaaaactgatttttcaaaaaaaaaaaatttgaaatatttaaaaaaaatctaaaaatatgttttttgaaaattgttctaaaattttaacattacGGTTACTTAAACTCTTTAGtataaaaatttctttgaaatcgggttagtcttgtaagagatatttgaaaccaaaaaaaaaaaacagtcaacaaatttttgtttttatttcaaaatttggatCTTATCTGTATAATTACAcgtacaaattttaatcaaaagcgAATGGAAAaccacaaaaatatttaatacacacatttggcattgaatttttttaatgtaaaattatttttaacaacattgttttttaatgcaaaatatttttatttacaataaagttttatttttaatgcaatttgttttttttttgcagtaaaattttttaatgttttaatgcagaaaatgtttcgttttcattgagattttttttagtgcaaaatatttttatttgcaataaatattttttttatttgcagtgaAGGCAAAGGTTTTTTAATGTTAGAAGCCCATTGTTCGTATTattcgaaagaaaaaataaagtctTTTCTGTAGATTTCGATAGTAAGAAAATTCGTCcaaaacctttaacaaaaatgtttcaaacAATTATTTAAGTGGGTAGAGCTTGAAAAAGAGattataaaataagaaaacagaaaactcgagttgttttttttgtacgaatcctaAACTGCTTATATCAAATACATTTATGTATGTACGAATTTCAGgaattaatttttcaggaatttaaaccaaaaatcgtTCTGTACTCAGAAAGTTTCTTAAAATGATTTACAGTCACATCACCGCGGATATAAATGATCAAtttttcactttaaatttatttaattattatttaaggcttatttaaaaaagaattcataGTAAATTactcattcataaaaaaaatatgttaatttatAATATCAATTTATAACGAGCTTATTTCTCGATAAATAGTCCTTTTAGTGCTTtaaatttaaaggaaatttcttaCCCACTTGATAGCAAGGCCTACAACTTTCGAAATACCTTGCAAATTTCTTAGACACTCATGCGAAATGACGAAAAATTAACTTGTACCTTGAATTTCAATTCTAAACAGACAATTTTGAAACGGTTGAAGAATGTTCAAAACCTTACCGATAATCTCTTGTTCAACTTAAAGCAATAAACCCATCTTCTTAAATTCGGATCGATATCTACAAGTAActataaacacttttgatatATTAATTCATTAACTCAATTCCAAGCAAAACTACTTATAGTTAAGCTATGTTGCATGAAattgaaagaaagaaagaaaagacacaaaacattcaatttctttttttttttataattttctgctCCATTGATTACCACAGATAACTTATTGATTTCCGATGTTTTACGTGATTCATTCAAAtgctccaataaaaaaaaacaaaaaactttacaTAATAATACCATATTTCATCTGGAAAcatacatttcaatttttaatcaatacCCAGAgaaagctatttaaaaaataaatgcatttttcttgTGGATACTGGaacaaaaagctttttttgttttgttatagaCCCttgaatacttaaaaaaaaaaactgtttagtTACCAATTCTGGAAATATATATCAACCCTCAATACGCAAATAATTTTAGTGGGATGGATCGCTGTAATTGTTTAATCCAGTTAACTAATTGCATTATAGgaagactaaaaaaaaagaagtggtACTGTCTGCGGCTGAATGTGAAATGTGAACAATTTAGTTCGATTTGTTCCGTTAAAGTAGTTACCAGTAGTTGCCCAGAGAAAGTGACACTCGAAAAGTGGTTGTTGAAGAGTTAGACGGAAACGGATATCAAACATTAATAAGTTCAAGGACATCATAATTTAACCAAAATGGTGAAGGACGATCCTGAAACAGCTGCTCTCAAGCAGGAAATTAACGAtatgatacaaaaatttaaggtttgaagaagaaaaactatcaaaaaaggatgtcactgaaaaaaaaaattattaaatattttaaaggatGCAGGAAAAGCTCAAGCTGATTGTAAATTAGAGGAAAAGTGCTCGGATATGGCAGATGTACCGAAAATAAGACTTATGTCGAAAAAGATCCTTAAAGGACACATCAATAAAGTTAATTCGGTACATTTTGCTGGTGATAATAGGCATTGCGTTACAGGATCGTTGGATGGCAAACTAATTATATGGGACACATGGACTGCTAATAAAATTCAAGtcagttattttaaaaattcctaaaaAGGCAATAATGGTTTATAATGAGATTTTAGGTCATACCACTTAGATCGGCTTGGGTTATGACGGTGGCTTTTTCACCATCGGGAAATTTCGTCGCTTGCGGAGGAATGGACAATCAGTGCACAATCTATGATGTCAACAACCGAGATGCATCTGGTGTAGCTAAGATGACCAGAGAACTGCTGGGCTATGAAGGATTTTTGAGCTCATGCCGATTTCTCGACGACAATACACTTATAACTGGCTCAGGAGATATGAAAATGTGAACTTTTAAAGTTTCTTTTTCTCCAACTGATTTTTATTCGTTATTTTACAGTTGCCATTGGGATCTCGAGAAGGGTGTCAAAACGATGGACTTTAACGGACATGCTGGTGATATTGCATCAATTTCGCTTTCACCTGACATGAAAACCTATATAACTGGTTCTGTGGACAAAACGGCTAAACTTTGGGATGTACGTgaagaaaaacacaaacaaatgtTTTTCGGACATGAAATGGATGTTAATTCTGTTTGCGTAAGTTTTGAGTAATttagttttgtattttattggaaaaagcTTATGGAAAGCTTTCTATTTAGTATCACAATAGTGGATATGCATTTTCAACTTGTTCAGAAGATCAAACGGCCCGTTTATATGATATAAGGTCTGATCAACAAATTGGTCATTATGAGCCACCAAACAAAAATACTGGTTTTACATCTTGTGGTATTTAATTAAGACCttctgaattaatttttattaaatttaaatactatctattttttaaagctttatcTTATAGTGGAAGATATCTTATTTGCGGTGCAGTTGAGGGTAATATTCATGCGTGGGATACCATGAAAGTTGTCCACAATGGTgagcttaatttttttgttaagatattTGTTTTGATATAAATTCTTGTTGTTTAGGAATACTTACTGGACATGAGAACCGAATTACATGCATAGCCATGACACCAAATGGCATGTGTTTAGCTTCAACTAGCTGGGATCAGCAAGTCCGCATCTGGGTCTAAGCGAAATTGcttatttaaatttatcaatttattcaAAGGAATGTTTTTATCATGTtatgaattaataaaaatgagttATTCGTTTCTCTTAAACTAAAACGTGTTTTCTTGGTTAACAgacacttaaatttaaatatattggaAAAGGATTTGAAGAATTAGATGTAAATTACTAACTCAAAATTGCAGTATAGCCCTGCAAACGGAATTTGCATTCATAAATCAGTTGCGTTTCTCGACAATACATATCATTCATAAATTGTTTGTATCTTTTTGTTATGTTACCTGTCTTTCCATAAATCGCATGATGTTGGACTTAAATCTTCATTTGTCAAATAGCTTTCGCAGTTCAAAGAGTTAATCTTAGCATTGAACGTTATGAATGGTAACTTTCTGGTCAATTCAGTGAAGTCTCCTTTTCAACGTAATCTCTTTCAATTCTGAAGGAGCAGGAAAGCCTTCTTTAGTTTTATCCTGGTAATTTCATTCTATTTACGTATGAGTAATTTTAAAATCGATAAAAAGAAATTGGTGTTTCTCTTttgttttcgtttattttttctaaaatctgtTGTTGTGTGTATTCCATAGAAGATAAGGGGCTATGAGGCCGTTGACTTTACGAACGGTTGGACATCCGTACATAATAAGAGCGCTCACAGTCGAGGATGGATCtcggcctcaaccaacaagcttctccAGCCAGTTCGGTCCTTTGCTAGCTGTCTGCAGTTGCGTCTTTAAGTTGGTTGAGGTTGTTCTTCAATTGAGAGCGCCACCTAAGATAAACTCTTGATCTTCCACGTTGCCCTTTGCCTTTATACGCTCCAGCCATCTTAACAGCTTTCTGACAAGGTCGATGTCGCTATAAAGCTCGTGGTAGTATCTTCTCCTTCACTTACCGACGGTGCAAACTGGATCGAACATTAAgagcccaacccatagaatccgttgcgtccgttc encodes:
- the LOC129919796 gene encoding guanine nucleotide-binding protein subunit beta-2 yields the protein MVKDDPETAALKQEINDMIQKFKDAGKAQADCKLEEKCSDMADVPKIRLMSKKILKGHINKVNSVHFAGDNRHCVTGSLDGKLIIWDTWTANKIQVIPLRSAWVMTVAFSPSGNFVACGGMDNQCTIYDVNNRDASGVAKMTRELLGYEGFLSSCRFLDDNTLITGSGDMKICHWDLEKGVKTMDFNGHAGDIASISLSPDMKTYITGSVDKTAKLWDVREEKHKQMFFGHEMDVNSVCYHNSGYAFSTCSEDQTARLYDIRSDQQIGHYEPPNKNTGFTSCALSYSGRYLICGAVEGNIHAWDTMKVVHNGILTGHENRITCIAMTPNGMCLASTSWDQQVRIWV